Proteins encoded within one genomic window of Saccharopolyspora pogona:
- a CDS encoding polyprenyl synthetase family protein, with product MTQADIRILGEPLTWPDIAFPLTTTLHPGAELAAGHCADWARRTGLVQTDTALNVLVDSRLELLGARIYPGADQDTVDLVTDWLAWICVFDDHCDEGELRQDSALARSVFDELLSVLTEDCAPVRTTTTLSHALADLWRRTAPGMSPQWRRRFKDCTGRVLATMEREMARHALGSVPTEEELAERVGGTLNRTATEAWFACAQLELPDRLFGTAAQPGPAEHLMRITEEVVVWCNDILSLEKDLAWRDQSNLVIFIHEARGCSWQDAVDALHGRINDHLAEFGRVADQLAEAMGADLADVADRACVTAMNHMCGSVDWSKQTGRYRRVQSSEPGTTARYLDSLTPPDQDKTRATNGHLQQAERALRGEVDRLPAPLRDIAGYHFGWMTTDGAPASHPAGKKLRPALAMCVAEALGASPDTALPGAIAVDLIHNQSLIHDDIIDADPLRRHRPAVWAAFGTPEAILAGDAVLTLGFQAVLGGPLAARAVGQLGDSFQYMLYGQMLDSAFEQRAEVSTNDYVTMARAKTGSLFGCAAGLGAIYAQATDDAVATLDTFGQYLGAAFQLVDDILGIWGDPQTVGKPVGTDLQRRKKSGPVVAALTAAGPGGDQLRELYAQDAPFAPADLQDIAGLIEQAGGRSWAQRTAEHYMTLATQSLDDIPLTPTGRKALEQFISGSGFSVTRSA from the coding sequence GTGACGCAGGCCGATATCCGCATTCTTGGAGAACCGCTAACTTGGCCCGACATTGCCTTTCCCCTGACAACCACCCTGCATCCCGGAGCCGAGCTGGCGGCTGGGCACTGTGCCGATTGGGCCCGCCGCACCGGCCTGGTGCAAACAGACACAGCGCTGAACGTCCTTGTGGACTCCCGGCTGGAACTGCTGGGCGCGCGCATCTATCCCGGCGCCGATCAGGACACGGTGGACCTGGTGACCGACTGGCTGGCCTGGATCTGCGTGTTCGACGATCACTGTGATGAGGGCGAGCTGCGCCAGGATTCCGCTCTTGCCCGGTCGGTGTTCGACGAACTGCTGTCGGTGCTGACCGAGGATTGCGCGCCGGTGCGGACGACGACCACGCTCAGCCATGCCCTCGCTGACCTGTGGCGACGCACCGCGCCTGGCATGAGTCCGCAGTGGCGCAGGCGTTTCAAAGACTGCACGGGCCGCGTCCTGGCGACGATGGAGCGGGAAATGGCCCGTCACGCATTGGGAAGCGTTCCCACGGAGGAGGAACTGGCCGAGCGGGTGGGCGGGACGCTGAATCGCACCGCCACCGAGGCATGGTTTGCCTGTGCGCAGCTGGAGCTCCCGGATCGCCTGTTTGGTACGGCTGCCCAGCCCGGCCCCGCCGAACACCTGATGCGCATCACTGAAGAGGTCGTCGTGTGGTGCAACGACATCCTCTCCCTCGAGAAGGACCTCGCCTGGCGCGACCAGAGCAACCTGGTCATCTTCATCCACGAGGCGCGCGGCTGTTCCTGGCAGGATGCCGTGGACGCGCTGCATGGACGCATTAACGACCACCTTGCCGAGTTCGGCCGTGTCGCGGACCAACTGGCCGAGGCGATGGGAGCCGATCTCGCCGACGTCGCGGACCGGGCCTGCGTCACCGCGATGAACCACATGTGCGGCAGCGTGGACTGGTCGAAACAGACCGGCCGCTACCGTCGGGTCCAGTCCTCGGAGCCCGGAACCACTGCCCGGTATCTGGACTCCCTCACCCCACCTGATCAGGACAAGACCCGGGCAACGAACGGCCACCTGCAGCAAGCCGAGCGGGCCTTACGTGGCGAGGTCGACCGCCTTCCTGCCCCACTGCGCGATATCGCCGGATATCACTTCGGCTGGATGACCACGGACGGTGCTCCCGCAAGCCATCCCGCCGGCAAGAAACTCCGGCCCGCGCTGGCTATGTGTGTGGCGGAAGCACTCGGTGCGTCTCCGGACACGGCGCTACCGGGCGCGATCGCGGTCGACTTGATCCACAACCAGTCCCTGATCCACGACGACATCATCGACGCCGATCCGCTGCGCCGCCATCGGCCTGCGGTGTGGGCGGCCTTCGGCACACCCGAGGCGATCCTGGCTGGTGACGCGGTGCTCACCCTTGGCTTCCAGGCTGTGCTTGGCGGGCCGTTGGCCGCCCGGGCTGTCGGCCAGCTCGGCGACAGCTTTCAATACATGCTGTACGGCCAGATGCTGGACTCCGCGTTCGAGCAACGAGCCGAAGTCTCCACCAACGACTACGTCACCATGGCCAGGGCCAAGACAGGTTCGCTCTTCGGCTGCGCGGCCGGACTCGGCGCCATCTACGCCCAGGCAACGGACGACGCGGTCGCCACACTCGATACCTTCGGGCAATATCTCGGGGCCGCCTTCCAACTCGTCGACGACATCCTCGGCATCTGGGGCGATCCGCAGACCGTCGGCAAACCTGTGGGCACCGACCTCCAGCGACGCAAGAAATCGGGTCCCGTCGTCGCGGCACTCACCGCTGCCGGGCCCGGCGGAGACCAGCTGCGCGAGCTGTACGCACAGGACGCCCCCTTCGCTCCTGCTGATCTCCAAGACATCGCCGGCTTGATTGAACAGGCAGGAGGACGGTCCTGGGCACAGCGAACCGCCGAGCACTACATGACCCTCGCTACCCAATCACTGGATGACATCCCACTGACCCCCACCGGCCGCAAGGCTCTGGAACAATTCATCAGCGGCAGCGGATTCTCTGTGACCCGCTCGGCCTAA